From the Haliaeetus albicilla chromosome 19, bHalAlb1.1, whole genome shotgun sequence genome, the window TTGCACGTCAATCCCATTAAGTTTGTGTATTAACAAAGAACAAAGTGTTTTGGAGCTGAGCAGCATTATGAAGTTTGTATTTGTGTATACTATATGAAATTTTactaccaaaggaaaaaaaaaaaaaaaaaacaaacgaacaaGAACAGACCTAAGTAAGCGACTTCTTTCCAGCTCAAACCCATGTCTTTTTGCCAGTCCTCCAGGACTTGTAATTTATTTGTTGCGCTAACTTTTGCTATACATCCCAGCTGCATGGCTGACAGTGTTTTTGAACAATCTCTTTCAGAGATCAGTCGAACCTATTAAAATATAGGCAAGTCAGAGTAAATTCTACACACAAAGAAATATGACATGTAAgttgatttattaaaaaaacaatagaAGTTTTGCTCATAGAAGCTCTCACAGATGTCAGAAAAGCATTGAATAACTGGTTTCTTCAATCAAAACTCAGAGCAGAAGTGATTAGCATCTGAAACCCCATTACAGTCTTCAAGTTGCTTTGGGAAAGTGAAACACCATTCTGTAGGCTTCCCTgagcttcagaaaaagaaatttacaTTTGTCTTTTCAAATGCAACATGtaccaaataaaatactggATATCACAGTACAGTGGCATGCTGACTATCTAGTGCAATATCATCTCATTAAGCCACAGTAGGGAATAAGAGAATTCCCAAGGAAGATTTCTGAAGTATTTGTAGCAGTAGATTATTATGAAGTATTTTCCTTGACTCCTCTACGTACTAACATCATTTTATTTACAGTAGGACTTCAGAGCATCAACAGAATACTAAACAGACTGAAATAGCACAGCACATTAATCTTTGGAAGTTAATTCTAaatttgaaatttcagaaattatgTACAAGGTAAGCTAAAACCAGATTATTGcagcaggatttttaaaaatctcagacACTACCCCTCCAAGTTTTCTGTCCAAGCTGTAGACAAGCTTATCTTCCCTAACTGCTTTTAAATACTGACAAATACTTGGCActgattttaaatacagaattaatAGGAGTGGTGCACAAAGCAAGAGTACTTCAGCAACATATATTAGAAATACTTGAAGTGCAGCACAAAGACCAGGaggtttttaatgaaagattCCAAGTCACAGCAAGTATGGAAATGAGATCCCACAGGCAAGAAAACAATTATTACAAGCTTCCTCCCCCTTTTGGCtcacagaaaatgaagctgAGGGAGTTTTGATAACACATCTACTCCATTTCACTGCCCCAAGGCAGCAACAGTTGCATCAAAGTATGTCATAAATGTCTCATCTAACCTGTTATAAAAAAGTCCTACAATAGAGACTCCAAAAATGTACCTGGAGAAGTCTACCTGGGGTATAGCTACCTTTGCCTTATCCGTGCCTATCTCTATTTGCAACAGAATTGAGTTAAGGCTCTTTGAAGGCAGCCTAAATCTGTACTTAGTTCTTACCCCCCAAAAATACTTCTAGCTGTATCAAAGGCGGcagcacaaacagaaaatagcCAGAAGGCTAATTTTACATAAATGCAGGCAAAGATTCAGATCAGCAGAATTTACTAGCAGTAATAATAATCAATAATGCTAATAATGAAAGTAGCCATGTTACAATCTGTGTTGTTTCAGTCTTTCATTTACACTGAATTCTTACAACTTCAAAGCACATAAGTTATGGTTAAAACAACTATGCAGACAAAagtgtttggggtttgatttCACCTCTTTGTAACAATCATGGGTGAGGTAGGATGAACCAACTAATTTGCCTggttatttcttcctcttctatAGCCAAGAGGTGACAACATATCCCTACTTGGTAAAGCTGACTTCTAAATAATGAGTGTCTAGAGTACACAGAACAATATGATTGGTGCTAGCAAAACACCATAAAATTTCTTCCCACATTTttccaggacaaaaaaagaaagatgctatAGCTACTGTGAATGATTGAGAACTTTCTCAAAccacttttattttcctctaagGGATCCAAGAACAACCTTTGTCCCAACCCTGAACCAATGTATTATGCTGCTTGATCACAAGTAGTCTGAAGAAACTTCAACTTACATGCGGCAGAGTTTTAGGATCTTTTAGTGTTCAGATTACATCAGATATAAAGCCTCACATTTCAGAGCAACACTTACCTGGATTCCTCTTTTCTTTAATAGATCAATACCAACAATATCTCTATAATCGTAGGAGACCATTTCCTTCTGATCTTCTGTCACATAAATGCGACCATTTGTCAGGCATCCATCAATACTGCAAACCAGTAGCTTCACTTCTTTTAATGGCTCTTTGCCAAAATATCCAAAGCTAGACAAAGAAGTTATCTTTTTAGGATGGAGGTTTTTGCACACTCCAAAACCAAGTATTTCAAATACAATTGTGATCTTCAGACAGAAGAATCagctttgaaattctttttttctaatgtctTTTCTCCTCATCGTCACTCTCCAACTATATTCTCcctcttcaaagaaaaaaaacagaacaatcCAAAAGACAGCTCAGTTATGTtgtccatttaaaaattagGATGAGATTTATTTCCTTACGATAAGAGGTTATGTTCTGTAGCATTTATCTGGGACAAAACTAAAATGGACTGAAGGATGAGAAAGGCACAGAAAACATATTCCATTCCCACCCATTATTTCCTTAGAGAGGTGCAGagcagctgcaaagaaaaggcagcCGGCAAGATGTAATCAGTTCATGCCTTCTACATGAACACTCTCAGTCATGTGCATCAGTAAATGTGGTCCAGACAATGAAAGCCTAGGACAACTCAGCTGGAAAAGCCAGAGATGTTGCTAACACATTGCTATGGTATAGTGGGGCTTACACTTTCCACAAGctggactttaaaaaaaaccaaccccaaaatcAAAAAAAACATACAGCAAAGATAATTCAAATGATTTCAACagagataggaaaaaaatgatgggCGGAAATAAAGTTGTCCAATTGTCTTTGATCCTGATTACTTACATTAGATACATTATGAATTCACATGACCGTACTCTGAAACAATAAGCGATatcaaagaaataaaggaataaaaagtgCTTTTACCTCAATACTCTCTGCTCTGCAATAGGCCAATCAATGTCTATATCAATATCCACACTGTGCTCTGCCCGCATTTCATAGTAGGCCATTTTACCACCCTAAATGAAATAGAACCCATTAAAATTTTCTGCTTGGgttaatacaaataaaaacctGTACAGTTCAGTACAATGCAATGAAAGTTAAGTATCTGGTTAAGCAGCGGTCACAATAACTTTATATAAAGTGAACTGTCAATAATGATGTTTTTGCCGGTGTCACAGAACCAAGCACTTGAAGGAACTTTCTATAGGCAATGGTTaataagtattttcattttacaactAGAGAAAGTGTGTAAGAAAGATGTTATGCATTATAGTCATTACGTCACATTAATTTCACTAGGTCTTTTAATACAGTAAAATAGTAATACCTTTAGCATTTACTTAGTAATAGTGtgcttattttttgtttgctatcTACACAAAGACTTAATTTCAATTGGAAAAATATCCACCATACCccaatgtaattaaaaaaacctaaaagccCTGATCCTCAGAGAGTTAGTGGCCCAACCTTCATGAAATGTAGAATTCAACACAACTGTGCAATCCAAATCAATGCTTGCAAGTGCATACAGCACTAGCTGGCACTGCATGGGTCTGTGCAAATTATAGAAACCTAAAGCTAGTATCTCTGCATTAGTGAGGTATCTGGAAAAGACAGAAGTAAGAACCTGGTTTCTTGAGATACCTAGTACGGTATTCACTTAGCATACCTTAGAAATATGGAAATATCTACATTGGgcttttttcagttctgctgacAAATACTGGAAACGATCTGTAAGATGGAGAACTTGTCTTGCACGAGAAAACTGAGACTATACTTGTagacaaacaaaatgaaagccGAAGTAAATACATTTGTTCTGCATTACTATACTGGGACGTAAACatcaggaaagggaaaaagactGTTTAAGTTACAGTACAAAACTGGCGTAAGACTAAACTGGCCAAGAATACAAGTTTATAGATTAGATGAGAAGCCTATGACACTGCATGAAGGCCAGTTTCACACCCTTATGAACACTAAAATGAATTATAAAATATGCACTTACATTCTGGCAAACTGATGTGAAACTCAATATTGTATTGGTTTAGGCTCATAGCTATATACTGCTCAATATTATTTGTATAAATTTGTTTGCTGTGGAGGATGTTGTTACTGAAACCGCCCTAGCTACAGCTAGCTCTGTTAAATTAGAAATAAGCAAACTGTCCTTAGCTCAAAGTGCTGTTACTTCATACTGACTACAtcagaaatagaaatacattATTGAATTTAGAACACTCTATAACAAGAGTAAAAGATGTATTATTCTAACGAGCATGAAAAACAGAAGCACTAACCTGCAAATAGCCCTTCTCAATCAAATGTCTCTTGGCAAAATAAAATGAGCCATTTTCATACAGCTCCCCAGGCCAGTCTTGCCTCCGGTACCGTTTTGCTGGATTCAGGTTTTGGGGCtctgtcattttgttttctgttacagagaaaaattacaaaataagtTTTCCAGAATCCCTGTTCAGAGTCACTTAACTTCCTTTAAATagctttctgctgaaaaattaaaaacacaaatcaGTCACCAACTTCTTTTGTTATTGCCTATCGTTGCTTAGCTTTATAAAGAATCACTgaatcgtttctttttcttggaCTGTCAATAACTGGAGGACTGCCCTGCATTtttagcagaggaaaaagaaatttttttcatttcaacttaaaaaaaaaccaaacgaaaAACCCCTGAGAAGTCATCAGCTCCAAAATTGTTTACTAAAAGGAGTAGGGGGGGACATTCTTCTAGACTGTCCTTGCCAATGTGAAAGAAATACTATACTCTTTCCGTACCCTATCTCTTAGTACACAACAGAAAGGGGTTTGACTCGCAGTGAGGgtaaatgcaggaaaaaaaacattcagctgCCTAAGCCTAAAACCAGGAATGCCCTGAATGAACTCCTGAGAGCTGAGACGACCAACCTGAAATCTGGAAGGTGAAAAAAGAGCATATGAGAAGAAATTTTGCCTGTGAAAACATCTTGGCACTTCCCCAAAATACTTCCTATTTAAGGATACACATTATGTGAACTTTTTGTAAGTGGTTTAATCAGTGtccacaaacaaaacaaacaaatgtctTTCAACAAACATGATCCCGTAAGATCCTATATTGTTATCAATGCCAGTAGTGCACACAGCAGAAACTGAACTAGGGACCAGAGACTTCTGGCCTTACACCACCCAAATTCACATGTGCAAAGCAGCTAAAATTCACCAGGTCTCATGATCTAGTAACCATTAAAAAGTTACAGGGCATTCTCAAACACCCAAAACCTCCTGAGGCTTtagtatatatacacactttGCATTTCATAAATACACTAGAGCTTTGTCCTCAATGAAGTAAACATTTCCAATCATTGAGAGAcacctttctctttcaggaTGCATCAATATTAAAACTTAATGCAGAAGGAACAACAGAAATACACAGGAAGAGATATAAAAGTCTTTTAACATAATCAGTACTTCAAAGCCATCTcgaaggaaaaaagaaaaaaaaaaaaaaaaaggagtacaATACTAAACTGTATAATGCTCCTGTGAATCACTGTCACCTGGAACACCACACTCCTGAAAGGCCATTTGCTTTTACCCTTAAGCTGCTAACGTTTGCACAATGTGTTCCTCATTCTCCTCATGAATGATTCTTTATCTCTCACCACATTAAAAGACTTCAGATGTCATTTTATactaataaattatttgctcttTTAGGTAGGCCTtgaggcttttttattttaataatctaCCTATGGAGACTAGATGGCACACAATCACTTCAGAAAGCCACATGGTACATCCAAATGAGATTTAATCTTTCACAAATGTCCATTCTAGCATCTCATGATGTGAAGTGGACTTTCACTTGGTTGCCTAAAGTGCAATCCACAGAATCCTAAACTGCCATCCACGATTTTGATAATCTTCTTATACTTTATGAACAAACTGTGTCATGTTACTTCTCCTCTTATGAGGAAAAATGAGAATGTTCAAGTTATCTGTTTATTCTAAACAAGGGCTTAACTTTTATTCCAACTTATCTCTAATACCAAGCTTCATTTATTTCACATGCTCTTTTACAGCATGATGCTTTGTAAAGtcataaaaaaatttttcatcCAAAGCAATTTATATCTCAACAGAATAATCATAATGTCCGAGTAACatattgacttttaaaaaataaaaataacattgtgACAGTATCTGAACTAACCAGttttagaaaaagcagcaaacatttctgctttaatcacagaaacaaaaccaacacagatAATGTGCGGAATAGTTCTTTCTACAAGGACAAAAGGTATTTCTAAAGCTACAACAAAGTACAATCTTTATTTGTGAGTAAAGAGTTCAGTCTTTAGTCATCTTAGCAACTGTAGCCGAGAGGCATATTTTCTCTGGGAATAATAGTCATATTCTTCTGTATGAGCTAATTAACATGAGTTCAGCCCTCCTGACTCAAAGGCAGTTTGTAATTTGACATAAGTTGGCAGCCAAATTAGCAGGCTGAAAGAAACCCCAAGTCTCCAGGCTAAGAGGTTGCCACCCCATCTTCAGTAAGACTTCACCTCACATTATTTGTCATTTGTTAGCTACTGCATAGTAAGAACAAACACTTTCCTAGTTAAGACAGGGCCTCAGTGTCATGTCTACACACATGAATCCCACCAAGCCGAAGTTAACATGTAAAGTTTTTGGGAGCTTTATTTTGAGCCTAGACAAgttaataacattttaattttcaatacCTTATCACTTCTACAAAACAATTACAGAAAGGCTGAGCAATGATCAGTAATATCAAAACAGCACTacttaaaagaaatttctaaGCCATCTCATGCCTCTCCAAAGACCTCAGCCCCTGTCTCTGATATCACTTCCTAATGTAAATACCATGGGTATGAAACTaaaccatttgaaaaaaaaattaagtataaCTGTAACCAGAAACAGCTAAATATTACCTCCTTTTTTTACCTCGCTCCATCTAAATTGATGCCGTCTCacaacagaaaagacagaatcaAACCCCTCCCTCTGGATCAGATCTGCCACTTTTATAAGATCACTGGGATGTAAACAGGGAGATGTTGCTTGAATATTTCCTACAATATCAACctctaaagaaaaacagagaaacatttgtgaaacaatttacatttttaatacacaCAACTGCAAAGTGTCATACAAGCGGATGCCACAAAAAAACCCGAAAATCTTTTTAGCTTTTAATTACTAAAGgctttacttatttttctaaataataagTGCATCATCCCTCTGGGGCTACAACATAAACGTTCAGCATATTTCATTACTGATTTAccatgatgatgatgaagaaatTCTTTGATAGCTTCTAGAGAAGTTGAGGAGTCTTGAGAAACTTCAGGGCTTCTGCGATGAACTTGAGCGCCAAACTGCTTTGCAACCTTCTCAATTTCATCATGGTCTGTAGAAACCCATATGCTGTTCGTAGACAGTGACAGAAATTaatataaagaataaatctcagCATTGCTGACTTGCCTGCCATAACCTAACCTGAACAACACCCTGGCTTATGTATGTACTACACCCTGCAATGAGAGGAACTAGTTCTTATGTTCCCATTAGTAAAACTATCCCTGTCAGTCCAACAAGCAACTTTTACAATAGGgataaaacacacacattcacTAGACTGTAAAATCTCAAGCTTGGGTTGCATTTCAGTTTAATACTGCAGGGTGCTTGATCTACTTTCCATGTAGGAAGCTTAAGCAACATAAAATTCAGAAGTGTTACCAGAAAAATCCAGTGTCAGCACATCACAGTTTATTAGGCATGCTAACAGACCAATGAATTGTGAATGGGTTGAATGAGGCATTCAAAATCATTTAAGAGTTCAGAAACAAGACTGACAACAAGTAAAACTGCTGCACAGTTAAAAGATTAGCTTATTCTGCAAGTGTTTTAAAACGTGTTAATTAGGCTCCATACAGTCCCAAGGAAAGAGCTGTTCCTAGTTACAATCACATATGTTTTGGCACAGAAAACCTTCCATACTGGTAAAGCAAGATTGTGATTGTTCAGGGATAATAAACACAAAAGAAAGGGCTAAGTCTGAATATTATGTGATGATAAACACTGACTAAGCATTGTGAGGCCGTTGCTGCCATCATTGT encodes:
- the CMAS gene encoding N-acylneuraminate cytidylyltransferase → MEAGAGGSRAHLAALVLARGGSKGIRLKNIKLLAGVPLIGWVLRAAVDAGVFHSIWVSTDHDEIEKVAKQFGAQVHRRSPEVSQDSSTSLEAIKEFLHHHHEVDIVGNIQATSPCLHPSDLIKVADLIQREGFDSVFSVVRRHQFRWSEVKKGENKMTEPQNLNPAKRYRRQDWPGELYENGSFYFAKRHLIEKGYLQGGKMAYYEMRAEHSVDIDIDIDWPIAEQRVLSFGYFGKEPLKEVKLLVCSIDGCLTNGRIYVTEDQKEMVSYDYRDIVGIDLLKKRGIQVRLISERDCSKTLSAMQLGCIAKVSATNKLQVLEDWQKDMGLSWKEVAYLGNEESDVECLKKAGMSGVPADACALAQKAAGYICKSNGGCGAVREFAEHIFLLLEKVNSARKQKEEISSAGKEMGGK